A region from the Cydia amplana chromosome 7, ilCydAmpl1.1, whole genome shotgun sequence genome encodes:
- the LOC134649525 gene encoding uncharacterized protein LOC134649525 isoform X2 codes for MARWQKVLAAVFILAAAATAARKSPPKAEPQIEEVTAKQLDRVLEDKDFVAVYWYARSCVTCDKVLEELEKIDDDTDTFGVDFVKINDKRLAKQYGITKFPALTYFREKEPIIYEGDLMDEESVLDFLTSLEAMDLPDRIEEVNQKILSKIIEDTDYVAVLFYKPECKKCAKALQELENIDDEADQLGIGFVKIHDEELAEEYSLGELPRLVYYRHEIPIIYESELSKEEDVLEWLIANKSTGDEEDVIEDVTAKTLNTLIGNVDNLVVVFYDHGDEESMTVLGELENIDDDCDRHGIQFVKIDDAKAADSFGIDNIPSIVYFEKQIPNVYDGDLENEEEILEWLVGQLEKDEIEDVTDEMLDKLIKDGKTVAVLFYDNNDRKSQKVLAELENIDDECDSLGIAFVKIDNDDEAKEYGIEKIPTLLYFEKGIPTYYEGNLEEEEKVLAWLRYQVESDEIEDITDEMLDLIIEKMPYVAVLFYDKDQKKSQKILSELENIDDECDQNDIAFVKIDDDKEAKEYGIDSIPTMVFFEKGIPHIYEGDLMKEDELLGWLLHQKRHSEIPEVTDEMMDKLIESTPYLAVIFYDKEDKQDIRILNELENIDDELEKEGIVIVRMDNENEAKEFGIDHLPTLVYFEENIPAIYEGDLMNEDEVLEWLIEQKNSATIEEVTDEILTDLIEEHEYVVVYFSGNCEEGDECDNILDELENIDDELDETGIIFVTTEDLALAKKYGIKTFPTLVFFRNKDPLIYKGDIEDEDEVLSWLTDEDTLEIPGKIEEVNSRMLEKILAENDHIVVFFYKEGDKKSQKVLSELENIDDECEEKDIDFVKISDEGVEKEYDLSELPALAFYRHKFRTIYEGDLMHEEDILSWVLDLVDSQPDVIESVDRKTLKDLIADVEHLAVFFYSDDCDTCDDVLEELETIDDDTDKYEIQFVKSKDSKLASDIGIFSFPALVYYETGVPIMYDGDLKNEKKVLQWLIDQKSDRCFYIGLGAKPAAPKMTYEPYQCCPTKVQSPTKVAKATPTKVPAKKLEKASPKQQAKPAKGSKALAKPEKGKGKKGNLLDESEVLEWMVKQKEDESIEHIEREKLFKYIDTKEFLAVVFYREDDPESPRILRYVELIDDEASEYGIKVVKCSDRLMAKKYGFRNPPGITYFRKGKYINYDGDMDDEEEILDWLTNPENMELTDHIEKVNRKMFQKIRQTSDYVAVFFYSNDCKQCPRVLLEIEHIDDDADGAGINFVKIDDKQMAKEFGVFALPAVLFFKMGSKDPVIYAGDLYDEHQLLNWLLTQKNPAGDVIEALEGKELLKLIEEEGSLAVYFWNKTLCELCNSKAIRKAQKKKDKERDPEDEEAPEEDSLDCEQCAGILEELENIDDDCDRHKIKFVKTQDYSIAESYGVTDFPVLVYFENNIPNVYEGSLAEEEEVLQWLITQKTEDRIELITRVMLENMVEETQYLAVYFYKLNCHICDAILEGLEQIDDECDVYGIHMVKIQDPQLAKRYSIKTFPAMVYFRNGNPLLFEGDLQNEESILEWLIDDENRELADEIESVNDRMLERLLVESHLLVVFFYDDEDCPECEDLLESLEQIDGEVDQFGIDFVKIASPEAAAKYNIINIPSLVYFRKQVPMLYDGDIHQVDKVLSWLTSQDVFEIKNEIEEVNRKMLDKLLEENEFLAVYFYEKSQESRAVLDKLENIDSETDNLDITFVKMEDPRYARKWGVTKLPAIVYFRKRFPSIYRGDTMNEEEVLDWLRKNRFRQPELNIFMYALIALSIAFVMYTAFLLQCFKPAPPAPAPHPKQA; via the exons GAGATCTCATGGACGAAGAGAGCGTCCTGGATTTCCTGACGAGTTTAGAAGCCATGGACCTTCCGGACCGGATAGAGGAGGTAAACCAGAAGATCCTGTCCAAGATCATCGAGGACACGGACTACGTTGCTGTTCTCTTTT ACAAGCCCGAATGCAAGAAGTGTGCGAAGGCGCTTCAAGAACTGGAGAACATAGATGATGAAGCTGACCAGCTGGGAATCGGGTTCGTCAAGATCCACGACGAAGAACTAGCCGAGGAGTACAGTCTTGGGGAGCTGCCAAGACTGGTGTACTACAGGCATGAAATACCAATTATCTATGAAA GTGAGTTGAGCAAAGAGGAGGATGTCTTGGAGTGGTTGATCGCCAACAAGTCCACCGGTGACGAAGAAGATGTCATCGAAGACGTCACGGCCAAGACCCTCAACACCCTCATCGGCAACGTGGATAACCTTGTTGTTGTCTTCT ACGACCACGGTGACGAGGAATCAATGACAGTCCTTGGCGAGCTCGAGAACATCGACGACGACTGCGACCGCCACGGCATCCAGTTCGTCAAGATCGACGACGCCAAGGCCGCCGACTCCTTCGGCATCGACAACATTCCCTCCATCGTCTACTTCGAGAAGCAGATCCCCAACGTTTACGACG GTGATCTTGAAAACGAGGAAGAGATACTGGAGTGGCTGGTCGGCCAGCTGGAGAAGGACGAGATCGAGGACGTCACCGACGAGATGCTCGACAAGTTGATCAAGGACGGGAAAACCGTTGCCGTGCTATTCT ATGACAATAACGATCGCAAATCTCAGAAGGTATTAGCAGAACTTGAGAACATTGATGACGAGTGCGATTCTCTCGGTATTGCGTTTGTGAAGATTGACAATGATGACGAAGCCAAAGAATACGGCATTGAAAAGATCCCAACTCTTCTGTATTTCGAAAAGGGTATCCCGACTTATTACGAAGGAAACCTGGAAGAGGAAGAGAAAGTATTAGCTTGGCTCAGGTATCAAGTGGAGAGCGACGAAATTGAGGACATCACTGATGAAATGCTCGACCTCATCATCGAGAAAATGCCATACGTCGCTGTGCTGTTCT ACGACAAGGACCAGAAGAAGAGTCAAAAGATCCTTTCTGAGCTGGAGAACATCGACGACGAATGTGACCAGAATGACATTGCCTTCGTCAAGATTGATGACGATAAAGAAGCCAAGGAATATGGTATTGACTCCATTCCAACTATGGTTTTCTTCGAGAAAGGCATCCCTCACATCTACGAAGGTGATCTGATGAAGGAAGATGAATTACTCGGCTGGTTGCTACATCAGAAACGACATAGTGAAATTCCTGAAGTCACTGATGAGATGATGGACAAACTAATAGAAAGTACACCATATTTGGCTGTTATCTTTT ACGACAAAGAGGACAAACAAGACATAAGGATCCTCAACGAACTGGAAAACATTGATGATGAACTAGAAAAGGAAGGTATCGTTATTGTGCGAATGGATAACGAGAATGAAGCTAAAGAATTCGGTATCGACCATCTGCCGACTCTCGTATACTTCGAAGAGAACATCCCCGCTATCTATGAAGGTGACCTGATGAATGAAGATGAAGTATTGGAGTGGCTTATTGAACAGAAGAACAGCGCTACCATTGAGGAAGTTACTGATGAGATCTTGACTGATCTTATCGAAGAACACGAATACGTGGTCGTTTATTTCA GCGGCAATTGCGAAGAGGGCGATGAATGCGACAACATCCTAGACGAGCTTGAGAACATTGACGACGAGTTGGACGAGACGGGCATCATCTTCGTCACCACCGAGGACCTGGCGCTCGCCAAGAAGTACGGCATCAAGACCTTCCCCACGCTCGTGTTCTTCAGGAACAAGGACCCACTCATTTACAAGG GGGACATCGAAGACGAGGATGAAGTGCTGTCATGGCTGACGGACGAAGACACCCTTGAGATCCCCGGCAAGATCGAGGAGGTCAACTCCAGGATGCTGGAGAAGATCCTAGCCGAAAACGACCACATCGTTGTCTTTTTCT ACAAGGAGGGCGACAAGAAATCTCAAAAAGTACTCAGCGAGCTTGAAAACATCGATGACGAGTGCGAAGAAAAAGACATAGATTTCGTCAAGATTTCTGATGAAGGAGTGGAGAAGGAATACGACCTGTCTGAATTGCCGGCTTTAGCTTTCTACCGCCACAAGTTCAGGACCATCTATGAAGGCGATCTGATGCATGAAGAAGATATCTTGTCCTGGGTGTTGGATTTGGTTGACTCTCAGCCTGACGTCATTGAGAGCGTGGACAGGAAGACTTTGAAGGATTTAATTGCAGATGTGGAACATCTTGCCGTCTTCTTTT ACAGTGATGATTGCGACACCTGCGACGATGTACTCGAAGAACTGGAGACAATTGACGACGACACAGACAAATACGAGATTCAGTTCGTCAAGTCCAAGGACTCCAAACTGGCTTCGGACATTGGCATTTTCAGTTTCCCAGCTCTGGTATACTATGAGACCGGGGTTCCGATCATGTACGATG GTGACTTAAAGAACGAAAAAAAGGTCCTCCAGTGGCTTATAGATCAAAAAA GCGATCGCTGTTTCTACATTGGATTGGGGGCGAAACCGGCCGCCCCAAAAATGACTTACGAACCCTACCAGTGCTGTCCCACTAAAGTTCAAAGTCCGACCAAAGTAGCCAAAGCCACCCCGACCAAGGTTCCGGCCAAGAAACTCGAGAAGGCAAGCCCCAAGCAGCAAGCAAAGCCCGCCAAGGGGTCGAAAGCACTCGCCAAGCCGGAAAAGGGAAAAGGAAAAAAAG gtaatttACTGGATGAATCAGAAGTGCTGGAATGGATGGTCAAACAAAAGGAAGATGAAAGTATTGAACACATTGAAAGAGAAAAATTGTTCAAATACATTGACACAAAAGAATTCTTAGCTGTTGTTTTCT ATAGAGAAGACGATCCAGAGAGTCCGCGTATCCTAAGGTACGTGGAACTAATCGACGATGAAGCATCGGAGTACGGCATCAAAGTAGTAAAATGCAGCGATCGTTTAATGGCCAAGAAATACGGTTTCCGCAATCCGCCCGGTATCACCTACTTCAGAAAGGGCAAATACATCAATTACGACGGAGACATGGATGACGAGGAAGAGATTTTGGACTGGTTGACCAATCCGGAAAACATGGAACTTACGGATCACATAGAAAAAGTTAATCGTAAAATGTTTCAGAAAATACGACAGACATCCGATTATGTAGCAGTATTCTTTT ACAGTAATGACTGCAAACAGTGTCCCAGAGTGCTGCTGGAGATAGAGCACATTGACGACGACGCTGACGGCGCCGGTATCAACTTTGTCAAGATTGATGACAAGCAGATGGCCAAGGAATTTGGAGTTTTCGCTTTACCTGCTGTGCTGTTCTTCAAAATGGGATCTAAAGACCCTGTCATTTACGCTG GTGATCTTTACGATGAACATCAGTTATTAAACTGGTTGTTGACTCAAAAGAATCCAGCAGGTGATGTAATTGAAGCACTTGAGGGTAAAGAATTGCTCAAATTGATAGAAGAGGAAGGATCCCTTGCTGTGTACTTCT GGAACAAAACGTTATGTGAATTATGCAATTCAAAAGCAATCCGAAAAGCACAGAAAAAGAAAGACAAAGAAAGAGATCCTGAAGACGAAGAGGCGCCAGAAGAGG ATTCGCTTGACTGCGAGCAATGCGCTGGCATTTTGGAAGAACTGGAAAACATAGATGACGATTGTGACCGACATAAAATAAAGTTCGTGAAGACACAAGATTACTCGATAGCGGAGTCGTATGGAGTTACTGACTTCCCAGTGTTGGTGTATTTTGAGAACAATATTCCGAATGTGTACGAAGGTTCTCTGGCGGAGGAGGAAGAGGTGTTGCAATGGTTGATTACTCAGAAAACTGAAGACCGCATTGAATTGATAACCAGAGTGATGTTAGAAAATATGGTTGAAGAAACACAGTACTTGGCAGTATACTTTT ACAAATTGAACTGTCATATTTGCGACGCTATTCTGGAAGGACTAGAGCAGATAGACGACGAATGCGACGTTTACGGTATTCATATGGTGAAAATACAAGATCCACAATTAGCCAAACGATATTCTATCAAGACCTTCCCGGCGATGGTTTACTTCag GAATGGCAATCCACTGCTTTTTGAAGGTGATCTGCAGAATGAAGAATCAATTCTTGAATGGCTTATTGACGATGAAAATCGGGAGCTTGCAGATGAAATTGAATCCGTAAACGATAGAATGCTAGAGAGGCTCCTAGTTGAATCACATTTACTCGTCGTCTTCTTct ATGATGATGAAGACTGCCCAGAATGTGAAGATCTGCTCGAATCACTAGAACAAATAGACGGTGAAGTAGATCAATTTGGTATCGATTTTGTGAAAATAGCCAGTCCAGAAGCGGCCGCGAAGTACAACATCATTAATATACCTTCTCTAGTGTATTTCCGCAAACAAGTACCCATGCTCTATGATGGCGACATCCATCAAGTTGATAAGGTTCTTAGTTGGCTAACTTCTCAAGACgtttttgaaattaaaaatgaaattgagGAGGTCAACCGCAAAATGTTGGATAAATTGCTGGAGGAAAACGAATTTTTAGCTGTTTATTTCT ATGAAAAATCACAAGAAAGTCGCGCTGTATTGGACAAATTGGAGAATATTGACAGCGAAACGGATAACTTGGATATAACTTTTGTAAAAATGGAAGACCCGCGATATGCAAGAAAATGGGGAGTCACTAAATTACCAGCTATCGTGTATTTTAGAAAGAGATTCCCAAGTATATACAgag GCGACACAATGAACGAAGAGGAAGTGCTGGACTGGCTTCGAAAGAATCGATTTAGACAGCCAGAGTTAAACATATTCATGTACGCTCTGATAGCGCTGTCAATAGCGTTCGTGATGTACACTGCGTTCCTGCTGCAGTGCTTCAAGCCCGCGCCGCCTGCGCCGGCA
- the LOC134649525 gene encoding uncharacterized protein LOC134649525 isoform X4, with protein sequence MARWQKVLAAVFILAAAATAARKSPPKAEPQIEEVTAKQLDRVLEDKDFVAVYWYARSCVTCDKVLEELEKIDDDTDTFGVDFVKINDKRLAKQYGITKFPALTYFREKEPIIYEGDLMDEESVLDFLTSLEAMDLPDRIEEVNQKILSKIIEDTDYVAVLFCPDHKSCGPSNNKPECKKCAKALQELENIDDEADQLGIGFVKIHDEELAEEYSLGELPRLVYYRHEIPIIYESELSKEEDVLEWLIANKSTGDEEDVIEDVTAKTLNTLIGNVDNLVVVFYDHGDEESMTVLGELENIDDDCDRHGIQFVKIDDAKAADSFGIDNIPSIVYFEKQIPNVYDGDLENEEEILEWLVGQLEKDEIEDVTDEMLDKLIKDGKTVAVLFYDNNDRKSQKVLAELENIDDECDSLGIAFVKIDNDDEAKEYGIEKIPTLLYFEKGIPTYYEGNLEEEEKVLAWLRYQVESDEIEDITDEMLDLIIEKMPYVAVLFYDKDQKKSQKILSELENIDDECDQNDIAFVKIDDDKEAKEYGIDSIPTMVFFEKGIPHIYEGDLMKEDELLGWLLHQKRHSEIPEVTDEMMDKLIESTPYLAVIFYDKEDKQDIRILNELENIDDELEKEGIVIVRMDNENEAKEFGIDHLPTLVYFEENIPAIYEGDLMNEDEVLEWLIEQKNSATIEEVTDEILTDLIEEHEYVVVYFSGNCEEGDECDNILDELENIDDELDETGIIFVTTEDLALAKKYGIKTFPTLVFFRNKDPLIYKGDIEDEDEVLSWLTDEDTLEIPGKIEEVNSRMLEKILAENDHIVVFFYKEGDKKSQKVLSELENIDDECEEKDIDFVKISDEGVEKEYDLSELPALAFYRHKFRTIYEGDLMHEEDILSWVLDLVDSQPDVIESVDRKTLKDLIADVEHLAVFFYSDDCDTCDDVLEELETIDDDTDKYEIQFVKSKDSKLASDIGIFSFPALVYYETGVPIMYDGNLLDESEVLEWMVKQKEDESIEHIEREKLFKYIDTKEFLAVVFYREDDPESPRILRYVELIDDEASEYGIKVVKCSDRLMAKKYGFRNPPGITYFRKGKYINYDGDMDDEEEILDWLTNPENMELTDHIEKVNRKMFQKIRQTSDYVAVFFYSNDCKQCPRVLLEIEHIDDDADGAGINFVKIDDKQMAKEFGVFALPAVLFFKMGSKDPVIYAGDLYDEHQLLNWLLTQKNPAGDVIEALEGKELLKLIEEEGSLAVYFWNKTLCELCNSKAIRKAQKKKDKERDPEDEEAPEEDSLDCEQCAGILEELENIDDDCDRHKIKFVKTQDYSIAESYGVTDFPVLVYFENNIPNVYEGSLAEEEEVLQWLITQKTEDRIELITRVMLENMVEETQYLAVYFYKLNCHICDAILEGLEQIDDECDVYGIHMVKIQDPQLAKRYSIKTFPAMVYFRNGNPLLFEGDLQNEESILEWLIDDENRELADEIESVNDRMLERLLVESHLLVVFFYDDEDCPECEDLLESLEQIDGEVDQFGIDFVKIASPEAAAKYNIINIPSLVYFRKQVPMLYDGDIHQVDKVLSWLTSQDVFEIKNEIEEVNRKMLDKLLEENEFLAVYFYEKSQESRAVLDKLENIDSETDNLDITFVKMEDPRYARKWGVTKLPAIVYFRKRFPSIYRGDTMNEEEVLDWLRKNRFRQPELNIFMYALIALSIAFVMYTAFLLQCFKPAPPAPAPHPKQA encoded by the exons GAGATCTCATGGACGAAGAGAGCGTCCTGGATTTCCTGACGAGTTTAGAAGCCATGGACCTTCCGGACCGGATAGAGGAGGTAAACCAGAAGATCCTGTCCAAGATCATCGAGGACACGGACTACGTTGCTGTTCTCTTTT GTCCTGACCACAAAAGTTGCGGCCCATCGAACA ACAAGCCCGAATGCAAGAAGTGTGCGAAGGCGCTTCAAGAACTGGAGAACATAGATGATGAAGCTGACCAGCTGGGAATCGGGTTCGTCAAGATCCACGACGAAGAACTAGCCGAGGAGTACAGTCTTGGGGAGCTGCCAAGACTGGTGTACTACAGGCATGAAATACCAATTATCTATGAAA GTGAGTTGAGCAAAGAGGAGGATGTCTTGGAGTGGTTGATCGCCAACAAGTCCACCGGTGACGAAGAAGATGTCATCGAAGACGTCACGGCCAAGACCCTCAACACCCTCATCGGCAACGTGGATAACCTTGTTGTTGTCTTCT ACGACCACGGTGACGAGGAATCAATGACAGTCCTTGGCGAGCTCGAGAACATCGACGACGACTGCGACCGCCACGGCATCCAGTTCGTCAAGATCGACGACGCCAAGGCCGCCGACTCCTTCGGCATCGACAACATTCCCTCCATCGTCTACTTCGAGAAGCAGATCCCCAACGTTTACGACG GTGATCTTGAAAACGAGGAAGAGATACTGGAGTGGCTGGTCGGCCAGCTGGAGAAGGACGAGATCGAGGACGTCACCGACGAGATGCTCGACAAGTTGATCAAGGACGGGAAAACCGTTGCCGTGCTATTCT ATGACAATAACGATCGCAAATCTCAGAAGGTATTAGCAGAACTTGAGAACATTGATGACGAGTGCGATTCTCTCGGTATTGCGTTTGTGAAGATTGACAATGATGACGAAGCCAAAGAATACGGCATTGAAAAGATCCCAACTCTTCTGTATTTCGAAAAGGGTATCCCGACTTATTACGAAGGAAACCTGGAAGAGGAAGAGAAAGTATTAGCTTGGCTCAGGTATCAAGTGGAGAGCGACGAAATTGAGGACATCACTGATGAAATGCTCGACCTCATCATCGAGAAAATGCCATACGTCGCTGTGCTGTTCT ACGACAAGGACCAGAAGAAGAGTCAAAAGATCCTTTCTGAGCTGGAGAACATCGACGACGAATGTGACCAGAATGACATTGCCTTCGTCAAGATTGATGACGATAAAGAAGCCAAGGAATATGGTATTGACTCCATTCCAACTATGGTTTTCTTCGAGAAAGGCATCCCTCACATCTACGAAGGTGATCTGATGAAGGAAGATGAATTACTCGGCTGGTTGCTACATCAGAAACGACATAGTGAAATTCCTGAAGTCACTGATGAGATGATGGACAAACTAATAGAAAGTACACCATATTTGGCTGTTATCTTTT ACGACAAAGAGGACAAACAAGACATAAGGATCCTCAACGAACTGGAAAACATTGATGATGAACTAGAAAAGGAAGGTATCGTTATTGTGCGAATGGATAACGAGAATGAAGCTAAAGAATTCGGTATCGACCATCTGCCGACTCTCGTATACTTCGAAGAGAACATCCCCGCTATCTATGAAGGTGACCTGATGAATGAAGATGAAGTATTGGAGTGGCTTATTGAACAGAAGAACAGCGCTACCATTGAGGAAGTTACTGATGAGATCTTGACTGATCTTATCGAAGAACACGAATACGTGGTCGTTTATTTCA GCGGCAATTGCGAAGAGGGCGATGAATGCGACAACATCCTAGACGAGCTTGAGAACATTGACGACGAGTTGGACGAGACGGGCATCATCTTCGTCACCACCGAGGACCTGGCGCTCGCCAAGAAGTACGGCATCAAGACCTTCCCCACGCTCGTGTTCTTCAGGAACAAGGACCCACTCATTTACAAGG GGGACATCGAAGACGAGGATGAAGTGCTGTCATGGCTGACGGACGAAGACACCCTTGAGATCCCCGGCAAGATCGAGGAGGTCAACTCCAGGATGCTGGAGAAGATCCTAGCCGAAAACGACCACATCGTTGTCTTTTTCT ACAAGGAGGGCGACAAGAAATCTCAAAAAGTACTCAGCGAGCTTGAAAACATCGATGACGAGTGCGAAGAAAAAGACATAGATTTCGTCAAGATTTCTGATGAAGGAGTGGAGAAGGAATACGACCTGTCTGAATTGCCGGCTTTAGCTTTCTACCGCCACAAGTTCAGGACCATCTATGAAGGCGATCTGATGCATGAAGAAGATATCTTGTCCTGGGTGTTGGATTTGGTTGACTCTCAGCCTGACGTCATTGAGAGCGTGGACAGGAAGACTTTGAAGGATTTAATTGCAGATGTGGAACATCTTGCCGTCTTCTTTT ACAGTGATGATTGCGACACCTGCGACGATGTACTCGAAGAACTGGAGACAATTGACGACGACACAGACAAATACGAGATTCAGTTCGTCAAGTCCAAGGACTCCAAACTGGCTTCGGACATTGGCATTTTCAGTTTCCCAGCTCTGGTATACTATGAGACCGGGGTTCCGATCATGTACGATG gtaatttACTGGATGAATCAGAAGTGCTGGAATGGATGGTCAAACAAAAGGAAGATGAAAGTATTGAACACATTGAAAGAGAAAAATTGTTCAAATACATTGACACAAAAGAATTCTTAGCTGTTGTTTTCT ATAGAGAAGACGATCCAGAGAGTCCGCGTATCCTAAGGTACGTGGAACTAATCGACGATGAAGCATCGGAGTACGGCATCAAAGTAGTAAAATGCAGCGATCGTTTAATGGCCAAGAAATACGGTTTCCGCAATCCGCCCGGTATCACCTACTTCAGAAAGGGCAAATACATCAATTACGACGGAGACATGGATGACGAGGAAGAGATTTTGGACTGGTTGACCAATCCGGAAAACATGGAACTTACGGATCACATAGAAAAAGTTAATCGTAAAATGTTTCAGAAAATACGACAGACATCCGATTATGTAGCAGTATTCTTTT ACAGTAATGACTGCAAACAGTGTCCCAGAGTGCTGCTGGAGATAGAGCACATTGACGACGACGCTGACGGCGCCGGTATCAACTTTGTCAAGATTGATGACAAGCAGATGGCCAAGGAATTTGGAGTTTTCGCTTTACCTGCTGTGCTGTTCTTCAAAATGGGATCTAAAGACCCTGTCATTTACGCTG GTGATCTTTACGATGAACATCAGTTATTAAACTGGTTGTTGACTCAAAAGAATCCAGCAGGTGATGTAATTGAAGCACTTGAGGGTAAAGAATTGCTCAAATTGATAGAAGAGGAAGGATCCCTTGCTGTGTACTTCT GGAACAAAACGTTATGTGAATTATGCAATTCAAAAGCAATCCGAAAAGCACAGAAAAAGAAAGACAAAGAAAGAGATCCTGAAGACGAAGAGGCGCCAGAAGAGG ATTCGCTTGACTGCGAGCAATGCGCTGGCATTTTGGAAGAACTGGAAAACATAGATGACGATTGTGACCGACATAAAATAAAGTTCGTGAAGACACAAGATTACTCGATAGCGGAGTCGTATGGAGTTACTGACTTCCCAGTGTTGGTGTATTTTGAGAACAATATTCCGAATGTGTACGAAGGTTCTCTGGCGGAGGAGGAAGAGGTGTTGCAATGGTTGATTACTCAGAAAACTGAAGACCGCATTGAATTGATAACCAGAGTGATGTTAGAAAATATGGTTGAAGAAACACAGTACTTGGCAGTATACTTTT ACAAATTGAACTGTCATATTTGCGACGCTATTCTGGAAGGACTAGAGCAGATAGACGACGAATGCGACGTTTACGGTATTCATATGGTGAAAATACAAGATCCACAATTAGCCAAACGATATTCTATCAAGACCTTCCCGGCGATGGTTTACTTCag GAATGGCAATCCACTGCTTTTTGAAGGTGATCTGCAGAATGAAGAATCAATTCTTGAATGGCTTATTGACGATGAAAATCGGGAGCTTGCAGATGAAATTGAATCCGTAAACGATAGAATGCTAGAGAGGCTCCTAGTTGAATCACATTTACTCGTCGTCTTCTTct ATGATGATGAAGACTGCCCAGAATGTGAAGATCTGCTCGAATCACTAGAACAAATAGACGGTGAAGTAGATCAATTTGGTATCGATTTTGTGAAAATAGCCAGTCCAGAAGCGGCCGCGAAGTACAACATCATTAATATACCTTCTCTAGTGTATTTCCGCAAACAAGTACCCATGCTCTATGATGGCGACATCCATCAAGTTGATAAGGTTCTTAGTTGGCTAACTTCTCAAGACgtttttgaaattaaaaatgaaattgagGAGGTCAACCGCAAAATGTTGGATAAATTGCTGGAGGAAAACGAATTTTTAGCTGTTTATTTCT ATGAAAAATCACAAGAAAGTCGCGCTGTATTGGACAAATTGGAGAATATTGACAGCGAAACGGATAACTTGGATATAACTTTTGTAAAAATGGAAGACCCGCGATATGCAAGAAAATGGGGAGTCACTAAATTACCAGCTATCGTGTATTTTAGAAAGAGATTCCCAAGTATATACAgag GCGACACAATGAACGAAGAGGAAGTGCTGGACTGGCTTCGAAAGAATCGATTTAGACAGCCAGAGTTAAACATATTCATGTACGCTCTGATAGCGCTGTCAATAGCGTTCGTGATGTACACTGCGTTCCTGCTGCAGTGCTTCAAGCCCGCGCCGCCTGCGCCGGCA